In Candidatus Binatia bacterium, one DNA window encodes the following:
- a CDS encoding nuclear transport factor 2 family protein, which produces MAEFSRDELEEMVSRFVAGNLEAGRTGDWSAMPQFYTEEAIYSWGNGPKYEFVARGRQEIADYAYGSEMEGLETWHYPYVRTLVDEKKGEFMGFWRQLAPVEGPDGTPYEIGGTGGSWFRYAGNFQWCWQRDFFDTACSGATFQQMWKDGVLTPAMQARLKKGSRMPGWVKAGSFDWYATLADREDEN; this is translated from the coding sequence ATGGCAGAATTCTCAAGAGATGAACTCGAAGAAATGGTGAGCCGTTTCGTGGCGGGAAACCTGGAGGCCGGACGCACCGGGGATTGGAGTGCGATGCCACAATTCTACACCGAAGAAGCCATCTACTCCTGGGGCAATGGCCCCAAATATGAATTCGTCGCGCGCGGGCGACAGGAGATTGCCGACTACGCCTACGGGAGCGAGATGGAAGGTCTCGAGACCTGGCATTACCCGTACGTTCGCACGTTGGTCGATGAGAAAAAGGGCGAGTTCATGGGCTTCTGGCGCCAATTGGCCCCTGTCGAAGGCCCGGACGGAACGCCCTACGAGATCGGCGGGACGGGCGGTTCCTGGTTTCGCTATGCCGGCAATTTCCAATGGTGCTGGCAGCGGGATTTCTTCGATACGGCCTGCTCGGGGGCTACATTTCAGCAGATGTGGAAAGACGGCGTTCTGACCCCTGCAATGCAGGCTCGTTTGAAAAAGGGAAGTCGGATGCCCGGCTGGGTCAAGGCCGGCAGTTTCGATTGGTACGCCACATTGGCCGACCGGGAAGACGAAAACTAA
- the ruvC gene encoding crossover junction endodeoxyribonuclease RuvC, translating to MRVLGIDPGSRITGFGVVEEEGRDLRTLAFGVVKPGAGDLGARLATLVAGIAEVADVWAPEIIALERAFVGKSMSSALRLGEVRGALLAFAGSRGIPVLDYPPATVKLTVAGVGNASKASVASAVEGTLGGTHPAGDATDALAVALCHLRHGRFSGQVVEVGPRRGRITQAASRLPAGARFVRVSR from the coding sequence TTGCGGGTATTAGGGATCGATCCGGGTTCAAGAATCACGGGTTTTGGCGTAGTCGAAGAAGAGGGACGTGATCTTCGCACCCTCGCATTCGGCGTGGTCAAGCCGGGGGCTGGGGATTTGGGCGCGCGGTTGGCGACTCTGGTCGCCGGCATAGCGGAAGTCGCCGACGTCTGGGCTCCCGAAATCATCGCTCTCGAGAGAGCTTTTGTGGGCAAGAGTATGTCGAGCGCCCTGCGCCTCGGCGAGGTTCGCGGCGCGCTGCTCGCCTTTGCGGGGTCGCGAGGGATTCCGGTCCTCGATTATCCGCCGGCGACGGTCAAACTGACCGTCGCCGGGGTCGGTAATGCGAGCAAGGCATCGGTGGCTTCGGCTGTCGAAGGCACGCTGGGAGGAACTCACCCGGCCGGCGACGCAACCGATGCTCTTGCGGTCGCCCTCTGTCATCTCCGGCACGGCCGCTTTTCGGGACAAGTGGTCGAGGTCGGGCCTCGCCGTGGCCGAATCACGCAGGCAGCCTCCCGATTGCCTGCAGGGGCGCGCTTTGTGCGTGTCTCGCGCTAG
- the ruvA gene encoding Holliday junction branch migration protein RuvA — MIGGLRGKVARKEPGRLLVDVGGVLYEVSISLQAFAVLPESGEAIEIEIITHVREDALQLFGFFDAVEKVLFEWLRSVSGVGPRLAMNILSGMPAAEILEALREADAGRLVKIPGVGKKVSERLVVELRDRAISSDFGREASGDPVVSEEGRGTTEALSALVNLGYKKPEAERVLKMIPEGLSLEETLRQALRGFAK, encoded by the coding sequence ATGATCGGGGGACTCAGGGGGAAGGTCGCGCGCAAGGAACCCGGTCGGTTGCTGGTCGACGTCGGCGGCGTTCTCTACGAGGTGAGCATTTCCCTGCAGGCTTTCGCGGTCCTGCCGGAATCCGGCGAAGCGATCGAGATCGAAATCATCACCCATGTGCGTGAAGATGCGCTACAACTTTTCGGGTTTTTTGATGCTGTGGAGAAGGTTCTCTTCGAATGGCTGCGGAGCGTGAGCGGCGTCGGTCCTCGTCTTGCGATGAATATCCTCTCCGGGATGCCGGCGGCCGAAATTCTGGAAGCTCTCCGCGAGGCTGACGCGGGTCGACTGGTGAAAATACCCGGAGTCGGAAAAAAGGTATCGGAGAGACTGGTTGTTGAACTGCGCGACCGCGCAATCTCCAGCGATTTCGGCCGTGAAGCCTCCGGCGATCCGGTGGTCTCGGAGGAAGGCCGCGGCACGACGGAAGCCCTGTCGGCCCTGGTGAACCTCGGCTACAAGAAGCCGGAGGCCGAGCGAGTCTTGAAGATGATTCCCGAAGGGCTTTCCCTGGAAGAGACTTTGCGCCAGGCGTTACGCGGGTTTGCGAAATGA
- the ruvB gene encoding Holliday junction branch migration DNA helicase RuvB gives MSDPSNSSDPSNASEARGLDPEAGVEEVSFESSLRPERLVDYIGQDPVCERLGVAIEAARGRGEPLDHILLSGPPGLGKTSLAQIVAREMGVSCRRTQGPAIERGGDLAALLSDLQAGDVLFIDEIHGLPRKVEEILYPAMEDFELDLIVGQGPAARSMRLALQPFTLVGATTRAGMLNAPLRDRFGSGFRLEFYDTESLARIVKRSAAILQLELAEDAAREVARRSRGTPRIANRHLKWVRDFSQVHHPGEPVTKSIAGDALSLHQVDAAGLDTMDHAILRAIVERFEGGPVGVESLAAMLAEARETIEYVYEPYLVQSGYLARTPRGRVATEQTWALVAPGRRPPKPEGALF, from the coding sequence ATGAGTGATCCGTCGAACTCCTCGGATCCATCGAATGCGTCGGAGGCTCGTGGCCTTGATCCAGAGGCTGGAGTCGAGGAAGTTTCATTCGAGTCCTCACTGAGGCCGGAGAGACTGGTCGATTATATCGGCCAGGACCCCGTCTGCGAGCGACTCGGCGTCGCCATCGAGGCCGCTCGGGGCCGCGGCGAACCGTTGGACCATATCCTGCTTTCGGGTCCACCGGGCCTGGGCAAGACCTCACTGGCGCAAATCGTTGCTCGAGAGATGGGGGTTTCGTGTCGTCGAACGCAGGGGCCGGCTATCGAACGCGGTGGCGATCTCGCGGCACTCCTGTCTGACCTGCAGGCGGGGGATGTTCTCTTCATTGACGAGATCCATGGTTTGCCTCGAAAGGTGGAGGAGATCCTCTACCCGGCAATGGAGGATTTCGAACTGGATCTGATCGTGGGGCAGGGGCCTGCGGCGCGCAGCATGCGGCTTGCTCTGCAGCCATTTACGCTCGTGGGCGCAACCACGCGGGCAGGGATGTTGAACGCTCCGCTGAGGGATCGCTTCGGCTCCGGCTTCCGTCTCGAGTTCTACGATACCGAATCTCTCGCGCGCATCGTCAAGCGTTCAGCCGCAATTTTGCAACTAGAGTTGGCCGAGGACGCGGCACGTGAGGTCGCACGCCGTTCCCGAGGGACACCCCGGATTGCCAACCGCCATTTAAAATGGGTCCGGGACTTTTCGCAAGTTCATCACCCCGGGGAACCCGTTACGAAGTCGATTGCCGGCGACGCTCTTTCGCTGCACCAAGTGGATGCGGCCGGTCTGGATACCATGGACCACGCCATTCTCCGCGCAATCGTCGAACGCTTCGAGGGAGGGCCCGTGGGCGTCGAGAGCCTGGCGGCAATGCTCGCGGAAGCCCGCGAGACAATCGAGTACGTATACGAGCCCTACCTGGTGCAGTCCGGCTATCTGGCGCGAACGCCACGGGGGCGTGTGGCGACCGAGCAGACCTGGGCCCTGGTGGCGCCGGGCCGTCGTCCACCCAAACCGGAAGGGGCTCTCTTTTGA